One Natrinema halophilum genomic window carries:
- a CDS encoding universal stress protein, producing the protein MYTDLVLATDGSDPARRATDRAVELATQLDATLHVVSVSEEGPQAESKEDRLRNDPEDEAVAAAEAAEETATREGIEVTSSIRHGVPQEQVVDFATTNPADMIVVGTAGRSGLDHLISGSVAEEIVRNAPVPVMTVREQS; encoded by the coding sequence ATGTATACGGATCTAGTGCTCGCAACGGACGGTAGCGATCCCGCACGTCGAGCGACCGATCGCGCAGTCGAACTCGCCACCCAGCTCGATGCGACCCTGCACGTGGTGTCGGTATCGGAGGAGGGGCCGCAGGCGGAATCGAAAGAAGATAGGCTTCGAAACGATCCGGAAGACGAGGCCGTGGCGGCTGCCGAAGCGGCCGAAGAGACGGCAACTCGAGAAGGCATCGAAGTGACGTCATCGATTCGCCACGGCGTTCCACAGGAACAGGTCGTCGACTTCGCCACCACCAACCCGGCCGATATGATCGTCGTCGGGACGGCCGGCCGATCGGGGCTCGACCACCTGATCTCGGGCAGCGTTGCCGAGGAGATCGTGCGGAACGCGCCGGTTCCGGTGATGACTGTTCGCGAACAATCGTAA
- a CDS encoding helix-turn-helix domain-containing protein — protein MSIDIADTEEVADAVADTDADVDSRGIRSEAEGGIVAQLRLDHPNLFLRPTLGQTRDVTVEPDYWITVEPDRTHVFVTVYGTAFEEFETALETDSTVTDPVLVDRYPDRRVYRVTLAPRAVTFSAATAEIGGRLLDLSSSRDGWLVQLRFPDRDRLVEFNDYCRDREISVTVDHLRVSDDEGDGVVALTDKQQELLTVAHEEGYFDVPRGISQDELADRLDVSKSAVSQRLRRAIGELCGATLS, from the coding sequence ATGAGCATCGACATCGCCGATACCGAGGAGGTGGCAGATGCCGTCGCCGACACCGACGCCGACGTCGACTCGCGAGGAATCCGATCGGAAGCCGAGGGCGGGATCGTCGCCCAACTTCGGCTCGATCATCCGAACCTGTTTTTGCGGCCGACTCTCGGGCAAACGCGAGACGTCACCGTCGAACCCGACTACTGGATCACCGTCGAACCCGACCGAACCCACGTCTTCGTCACCGTCTACGGAACTGCGTTCGAAGAATTCGAAACGGCCCTCGAGACGGATTCGACCGTCACTGATCCGGTTCTCGTCGATCGCTATCCCGACAGGCGCGTCTATCGAGTCACACTGGCCCCACGCGCTGTCACGTTCTCTGCAGCAACCGCCGAGATCGGGGGGCGCCTCCTCGACCTCTCCAGTTCACGCGACGGATGGCTGGTCCAGCTTCGGTTTCCGGATCGGGATCGGCTCGTCGAGTTCAACGACTACTGCCGTGACCGAGAAATCTCGGTCACCGTCGATCACCTCCGCGTGTCTGACGACGAGGGCGACGGCGTCGTCGCCTTGACGGACAAACAACAGGAGCTACTCACTGTGGCACACGAGGAGGGGTATTTCGACGTTCCGCGGGGCATTTCTCAAGACGAGCTCGCGGATCGACTCGACGTCTCGAAGTCTGCCGTCTCCCAGCGACTGCGGCGGGCGATCGGCGAACTCTGCGGTGCGACCCTCTCCTGA
- a CDS encoding twin-arginine translocation signal domain-containing protein: MNRRGFLRATAAVGTVGTAGLAGCLERLGFEEESAWANPPLVENRPDAVYLPASREEMGMYGMATDGDYAVSLSYTFPHRFWTVEATEKGTELVEVDTDDSHHLMATVWDRKTRTVLPVDVRLEILQDGSPVDIGVSSLWPMLSQRMGFHYGDNVRLPGEGEYTARIRAGPVTRPNRTGAFEGRLESLATLEVGFEYSRADINDLSFETVDEDRRGSRDAQSLMHHEGSGEQNRGGKTESEGSGQSGQPPTGQGPPVEEMPGELLGTERSGDAKFSAIVTDADRFTDGGSYLAICPRTPYNDIVLPFLTMSVSIERDGSVVQKGPLAEMLDGEFGHHYGLEVDELGAGDRVRVTVDSPPQVARHDGYETAFFEFEPVTISV, translated from the coding sequence ATGAACCGACGTGGGTTTCTCCGTGCCACGGCCGCGGTCGGCACCGTCGGGACCGCCGGGCTCGCTGGGTGTCTCGAGCGGCTCGGCTTCGAAGAAGAGTCCGCCTGGGCAAACCCGCCGCTCGTCGAGAACCGTCCCGACGCCGTCTACCTTCCGGCCTCACGCGAGGAGATGGGGATGTACGGGATGGCCACCGACGGCGACTACGCCGTCTCGCTCTCGTATACCTTCCCCCACCGGTTCTGGACGGTCGAGGCCACCGAGAAGGGAACGGAATTGGTCGAGGTCGACACCGACGATAGCCACCACCTGATGGCCACCGTCTGGGACCGGAAGACGCGCACCGTTCTTCCGGTAGACGTCCGCCTCGAGATCCTTCAGGACGGCAGCCCTGTCGACATCGGCGTCTCCTCGCTGTGGCCGATGCTCTCCCAGCGAATGGGCTTTCACTACGGTGACAACGTTCGGCTCCCAGGGGAGGGGGAGTACACGGCTCGCATTCGAGCCGGTCCCGTCACGCGGCCCAATCGAACCGGAGCGTTCGAGGGGCGACTCGAATCGCTGGCAACCCTCGAAGTCGGCTTCGAGTATTCGCGAGCGGACATCAACGATCTCTCCTTCGAAACGGTCGACGAAGACCGGCGGGGCAGCCGTGATGCGCAGTCGTTGATGCATCACGAGGGCAGCGGCGAGCAAAACCGCGGCGGAAAAACCGAATCCGAAGGCAGCGGCCAATCCGGCCAACCGCCGACGGGGCAGGGCCCGCCCGTCGAGGAGATGCCCGGTGAATTACTCGGGACCGAGCGAAGCGGTGATGCGAAATTCTCAGCGATCGTCACCGACGCCGATCGGTTCACCGACGGCGGCTCGTACCTCGCAATCTGTCCACGAACGCCGTACAACGACATCGTTCTCCCCTTTCTCACCATGTCCGTCTCCATCGAGCGAGACGGTTCGGTCGTCCAGAAGGGACCGCTCGCGGAGATGCTCGACGGGGAGTTCGGCCACCACTATGGTCTCGAAGTCGACGAACTCGGGGCCGGCGATCGCGTTCGAGTGACGGTCGACTCCCCGCCGCAGGTGGCTCGTCACGACGGCTACGAGACCGCGTTTTTCGAGTTCGAGCCCGTGACCATCTCGGTCTAA
- a CDS encoding DUF7563 family protein, which yields MSTDPSANWTPMTSGQQTTAPRCVNCGNQVTRQFARVFGDNRDVVHACPDCATYREMKTSDFIPKERR from the coding sequence ATGTCGACGGACCCATCCGCGAACTGGACGCCAATGACGTCCGGCCAGCAAACGACTGCCCCCCGATGTGTCAACTGTGGCAATCAAGTGACCCGACAGTTCGCCCGCGTCTTTGGCGACAATCGTGACGTCGTCCACGCCTGTCCCGATTGCGCGACGTACCGAGAGATGAAGACCTCCGATTTCATCCCCAAAGAGCGGAGATAA
- the glmS gene encoding glutamine--fructose-6-phosphate transaminase (isomerizing) — protein sequence MCGIIGRVGDGSALESLLTGLENLEYRGYDSAGVAVQNGSGINVRKRSGKVEELKESIGQPLKGEVGIGHTRWSTHGPPTDANAHPHTDESEDVAVVHNGIIENYAALRERLGANGYEFTSDTDTEVIPHLVQYYLDAGFDSETAFRQAIDELEGSYAVTAMVSGEHVLYAARQGSPLVVGMEDGEYFLASDVPAFLEYTDSVVYLEDGDVVVVDENGVEFTDLEGNPITRQPETVEWDPEQAGKGEYDHFMLKEINEQPTSLAQAIEGRIDPANGRIALSDFEPGTFEGIDSVQFVACGTSYHAALYGSLTLNQAGVRSSALLANEYSVSAPPVDDETLVIAVTQSGETADTLNALRQANAEGAQTLTVTNVVGSTAAREADDALFIRAGPEIGVAATKTFSSQAVMLTLLGQRIASDQRGEPRADTESLLAELASMPGAIADVLDDSDAAAIARRYADSQAYFFIGRGLGFPVALEGALKFKEITYEHAEGFASGELKHGPLALVTPETPVFAIFTGEEDEKTLKNAEEAQTRGAPVIAVCPDDHPAVEAADDHLEIADTDQDLAGLLANVQLQLVSYYAADLLDRPIDKPRNLAKSVTVE from the coding sequence ATGTGTGGTATTATCGGGCGTGTGGGCGACGGTAGCGCGCTCGAGTCCCTGCTAACGGGGCTCGAGAACCTCGAGTACAGGGGCTACGATTCCGCCGGCGTTGCGGTTCAGAACGGCTCCGGCATCAACGTACGGAAACGCTCGGGAAAGGTCGAAGAATTGAAAGAATCGATCGGTCAACCGCTCAAGGGGGAAGTCGGAATCGGTCACACCCGTTGGAGCACGCACGGGCCGCCGACCGACGCGAACGCACATCCGCACACCGACGAGAGCGAGGACGTTGCGGTCGTTCACAACGGCATCATAGAGAACTACGCCGCGCTCAGAGAACGGCTTGGGGCAAACGGCTACGAATTCACCAGCGATACCGATACCGAGGTTATCCCCCACCTCGTTCAGTACTACCTCGACGCGGGGTTCGACAGTGAGACGGCGTTCCGACAGGCGATCGACGAACTCGAGGGGAGCTACGCTGTCACCGCGATGGTGTCGGGCGAACACGTCCTCTATGCGGCTCGACAGGGCTCGCCGCTCGTGGTCGGGATGGAAGACGGCGAATACTTCCTTGCGAGCGACGTTCCGGCCTTCCTCGAGTACACCGACAGTGTGGTCTACCTCGAGGATGGCGACGTGGTCGTCGTCGACGAGAACGGGGTCGAGTTTACCGATCTCGAGGGGAACCCGATCACGCGCCAGCCCGAGACGGTCGAGTGGGATCCCGAGCAAGCTGGCAAAGGAGAGTACGACCACTTCATGCTCAAGGAAATCAACGAACAGCCCACGTCGCTCGCCCAGGCGATCGAGGGCCGAATCGACCCCGCGAACGGGCGGATCGCCCTCTCCGATTTCGAGCCGGGAACGTTCGAAGGGATCGACAGCGTTCAGTTCGTCGCCTGCGGGACGTCCTATCACGCTGCGCTGTACGGCTCGCTGACGCTGAACCAGGCTGGCGTGCGATCGTCTGCGCTGCTGGCAAACGAGTACAGCGTTTCGGCTCCGCCCGTCGACGACGAAACGCTGGTGATCGCGGTCACACAGAGCGGCGAGACGGCCGACACCTTGAATGCCCTCCGGCAGGCAAACGCCGAGGGTGCTCAAACGCTCACCGTGACGAACGTGGTCGGCTCGACGGCTGCTCGTGAGGCCGACGATGCCCTCTTTATTCGCGCCGGGCCGGAGATCGGGGTTGCTGCGACGAAGACGTTCTCCTCGCAGGCCGTCATGCTCACGCTGCTTGGACAGCGCATCGCCAGCGATCAACGCGGCGAGCCGCGGGCGGATACCGAGTCGCTTCTGGCGGAACTCGCGTCGATGCCCGGAGCGATCGCCGACGTCCTCGACGATTCGGACGCCGCTGCGATCGCCAGGCGCTACGCGGATAGCCAGGCGTACTTCTTCATCGGCCGCGGCCTCGGTTTCCCCGTGGCCCTGGAAGGTGCGTTGAAGTTCAAGGAGATCACCTACGAGCACGCTGAAGGATTCGCCTCCGGCGAACTCAAACACGGACCGTTGGCACTGGTTACGCCCGAGACGCCAGTCTTCGCTATCTTCACTGGCGAAGAAGACGAGAAAACGCTGAAAAACGCGGAAGAGGCCCAGACCCGTGGTGCGCCCGTTATCGCGGTCTGTCCGGACGACCACCCTGCGGTCGAGGCCGCGGACGACCACCTCGAGATTGCCGACACCGATCAGGACCTGGCCGGATTGCTCGCGAACGTCCAGCTCCAACTCGTCTCGTACTACGCCGCCGATCTGCTCGACCGACCGATCGACAAACCGCGAAACCTCGCCAAGAGCGTCACCGTCGAATAA
- a CDS encoding TlpA family protein disulfide reductase — protein sequence MRRRDVLAGIGSLGVIGSAGVVAIRGLPSVEDGPGGSQNENRNGSASTNTDPMTIETVDAPGSEAGEVRVPASDQPTFIDFFGTWCPPCIKQMPSLAAANERIGDEVLFISVTNEAVGRSMTEEELVDWWKKHEGNWLLGLDPTAELTARYLAGGYPSAVAIDTSGRVQWEDTGIKTADELVAGIEQAVEASGGG from the coding sequence ATGCGAAGACGTGACGTCCTTGCCGGAATCGGTAGTCTGGGCGTCATCGGGAGCGCAGGAGTCGTCGCGATACGGGGGCTGCCGTCGGTGGAGGACGGGCCTGGCGGGAGCCAGAACGAGAATCGGAACGGATCGGCATCGACGAATACGGACCCGATGACGATTGAAACGGTCGACGCACCCGGAAGCGAGGCCGGTGAGGTCCGCGTTCCAGCGTCCGACCAACCGACGTTCATCGACTTTTTCGGGACGTGGTGTCCACCGTGTATCAAGCAGATGCCGTCTCTCGCGGCGGCAAACGAACGAATCGGTGACGAGGTGCTGTTCATTTCGGTCACGAACGAAGCAGTTGGGAGATCCATGACGGAAGAGGAACTGGTCGACTGGTGGAAGAAACACGAGGGGAACTGGTTACTCGGCCTCGATCCGACTGCAGAACTGACCGCCAGATATCTCGCGGGCGGATACCCATCTGCCGTTGCAATCGATACCTCGGGACGCGTGCAGTGGGAGGATACTGGCATCAAAACCGCAGACGAACTCGTCGCCGGGATCGAGCAAGCGGTCGAGGCCAGCGGAGGCGGATAG
- a CDS encoding bacterio-opsin activator domain-containing protein: MSNGIPAVAADVPCVLIVGDSDPADAAMDSLSAAGPDVALIRERTVEGAIERLANRDVHCLVCPYVPSADRSRSSESTLERLVDRTDERPIVAVTGEGDADAALEAGASDVVDRDASASVLTARVENVAECERYRRTTASETRRYQAILESAAAVVWVLDADGDVEYASPAVESRMGYTPTELERTSITRIVHPDDREGVRNTLASVTEASVGTTERVGLRIGHADGTWHVAELSCTNRLADPAVEGIVVTLMGARSTESLARGDGREGLDRLADAMFTLGPRGELRYANEAAIQLFADARDATTAIDAADRSRDEIPVGTVVWELLPDDFGGKIADRVREAKATGAVVRFETTVSALERDLVVSVHPGDDGVTVSASERPLAADASPERDRRALLQSVVDALDDGIAVIEDSTVRMANPALADLAGTDQLVGRSLESLFTDDLAAIVRERARSPIVRWMEPVTGELATETHRPVDVFVAPLSDPNRTLCVIRDRRGSPVAALSTLRRTTAAIREAATPSDIRSAVVDGIRQSVDADIAAWYLVADDGLRPAAVAAADRIASGGRGEIEPPSIDPDGTPLADPLEDEAPTIIEAAALDGLLAHTGLRAERVLAVPIGSRGVVLATSTDPMAFEGVEFDHLVGISNAAVVALENVQHAADLRMCRRARSRFETLAERTERIWAAERSILEADTRKEVEQRLSEAVVSLSPLESSSEIELAWVGRIDDGRKTVVPSTWSGRDGEFLERTTVPLEEETDSPTGTAAATRESAELETLEAGGASATDEARPWRQRPLERGFRSVLSVPLSSSEFQYGTLTAYADQTSAFDGSTRRACDHLAAIAGDAIAAIETKDALLADRITELEVVLRNAAEPLSSIATQLDRRIDVRAVVPRSSGGSTVFCAVSGSDSDAARESVESLPAVGAASIVGSGNDDFVLEVAVTEPTVARTIADCGGILRSLTPVDDRSRLVIELGEPVAVRSFIQTLDRTYSGAQLVARRERDRPARATRPFDELDALLSERQRRTLEAAYHSGFFEWPRERTGEEVAESLGVSQPTFSRHLRLAQRKLFALLFDDAATG, translated from the coding sequence GTGAGTAACGGTATACCGGCCGTCGCCGCTGACGTTCCGTGCGTCCTGATCGTCGGCGATTCGGACCCCGCCGATGCTGCGATGGATTCGCTATCCGCGGCGGGACCGGACGTCGCACTAATCCGCGAACGAACCGTCGAGGGTGCGATCGAGCGACTCGCGAACCGCGACGTTCACTGTCTCGTCTGCCCGTACGTCCCGTCCGCGGACCGATCGCGGTCATCCGAATCGACGCTCGAGCGGCTCGTCGATCGAACGGACGAACGCCCGATCGTCGCAGTGACAGGCGAGGGGGACGCGGATGCAGCGCTCGAGGCCGGGGCGAGCGACGTCGTCGATCGCGACGCGTCAGCGTCGGTTCTCACCGCTCGCGTCGAGAACGTTGCTGAATGCGAGCGATACAGGCGTACGACGGCCAGCGAGACCCGGCGCTATCAGGCGATCCTCGAAAGCGCTGCGGCAGTCGTCTGGGTGCTCGACGCAGATGGCGACGTCGAGTACGCGAGTCCCGCAGTCGAATCGCGGATGGGATATACGCCGACGGAACTCGAGCGGACGTCGATAACACGAATCGTTCATCCCGACGATCGGGAGGGGGTTCGCAACACGCTTGCGTCCGTCACGGAGGCGTCCGTCGGAACGACAGAGCGTGTCGGGCTTCGGATCGGCCACGCCGACGGGACCTGGCACGTCGCGGAGCTTTCCTGTACGAATCGGCTGGCGGACCCGGCCGTCGAAGGGATCGTCGTCACGCTGATGGGCGCCCGGAGCACCGAATCACTCGCTCGGGGCGACGGTCGGGAAGGGCTCGATCGGCTCGCGGATGCGATGTTTACGTTGGGTCCGCGAGGAGAGCTTCGATACGCCAACGAAGCGGCTATCCAGTTGTTCGCCGACGCGCGAGACGCCACAACCGCTATCGATGCGGCTGACCGGTCGAGAGACGAGATCCCGGTCGGAACAGTCGTCTGGGAGTTACTACCCGACGATTTTGGTGGGAAAATCGCAGACCGGGTCCGCGAGGCCAAAGCGACGGGTGCGGTCGTCAGGTTCGAAACGACCGTTTCAGCGCTCGAACGGGATCTCGTCGTCTCCGTTCACCCCGGCGATGACGGCGTCACGGTGTCCGCAAGCGAGCGGCCCCTCGCCGCTGACGCGTCACCGGAGCGAGACCGCCGTGCCCTCCTCCAGTCGGTCGTCGACGCATTGGACGACGGCATCGCGGTCATCGAGGACTCGACGGTTCGCATGGCCAATCCGGCGCTCGCCGACCTGGCCGGGACTGACCAACTCGTCGGCCGTTCTCTCGAGTCGCTGTTCACCGACGATCTCGCAGCAATCGTTCGAGAGCGCGCCCGATCGCCGATCGTGAGATGGATGGAGCCCGTCACGGGCGAGCTCGCGACCGAGACGCATCGTCCGGTCGACGTGTTCGTGGCACCGCTTTCCGACCCGAATCGAACGCTCTGTGTGATCCGAGACAGACGTGGATCACCGGTCGCGGCGCTCTCGACGCTTCGCCGAACCACTGCTGCCATCCGCGAGGCTGCGACGCCATCGGATATTCGATCAGCAGTAGTGGACGGCATTCGGCAGTCCGTCGATGCCGATATCGCCGCCTGGTACCTCGTGGCTGACGACGGTCTTCGCCCGGCAGCGGTCGCCGCTGCGGATCGGATCGCGTCGGGCGGCCGCGGCGAGATCGAGCCACCGTCTATCGATCCGGACGGAACGCCGCTGGCCGATCCTCTCGAGGACGAAGCGCCGACCATCATCGAGGCAGCGGCGCTCGACGGCCTCCTCGCTCACACCGGATTGCGCGCCGAGCGGGTCCTCGCCGTTCCGATCGGGTCGCGCGGCGTCGTGCTCGCGACCAGTACTGATCCGATGGCCTTCGAAGGGGTCGAGTTCGATCACCTGGTGGGAATTTCGAACGCCGCCGTCGTGGCGCTCGAGAACGTCCAGCACGCCGCGGATCTTCGCATGTGTCGACGCGCTCGGTCTCGGTTCGAGACGCTCGCGGAGCGCACGGAACGGATCTGGGCCGCCGAACGGTCGATACTGGAAGCCGATACGCGCAAAGAGGTCGAGCAGCGACTTAGCGAAGCGGTCGTCTCGCTCTCCCCGCTCGAATCATCGAGCGAGATCGAACTTGCCTGGGTCGGCCGCATCGACGACGGACGGAAGACGGTCGTGCCGTCGACCTGGTCAGGTCGCGACGGAGAGTTCCTCGAGCGGACGACGGTTCCGCTGGAAGAGGAGACTGACTCACCGACGGGAACCGCCGCGGCGACCCGAGAATCGGCCGAACTCGAGACGCTCGAAGCCGGCGGAGCGAGCGCTACCGACGAGGCGCGACCGTGGCGACAACGTCCCCTAGAGCGGGGGTTCCGATCCGTGCTGAGCGTCCCGCTTTCCTCGAGCGAGTTCCAGTACGGAACGCTCACCGCGTACGCGGATCAGACCTCGGCGTTCGACGGGAGTACCCGTCGAGCCTGCGACCACCTCGCGGCGATCGCCGGTGATGCGATCGCCGCGATCGAAACGAAAGACGCGCTCCTCGCCGACCGCATCACCGAACTGGAAGTCGTGCTTCGGAACGCTGCGGAACCACTTTCGTCGATCGCCACCCAACTGGACAGACGGATCGATGTGCGGGCCGTCGTTCCGCGGTCGTCCGGCGGTTCGACGGTATTCTGTGCGGTCTCCGGATCCGACTCGGACGCTGCTCGCGAGTCCGTCGAATCGCTGCCCGCGGTCGGTGCGGCTTCGATCGTCGGCAGCGGCAACGACGACTTCGTTCTCGAGGTCGCCGTGACGGAGCCCACCGTCGCGCGGACGATCGCGGACTGCGGCGGGATTCTCCGGTCGCTCACGCCGGTCGACGACCGGAGTAGGCTCGTGATCGAACTCGGAGAGCCGGTTGCCGTTCGATCGTTCATCCAGACGCTCGACCGAACGTATTCCGGCGCGCAGTTAGTCGCGCGCCGGGAGCGTGATCGCCCTGCGCGAGCGACGCGCCCGTTCGACGAACTGGATGCTCTCCTGTCCGAGCGCCAGCGGCGGACCCTCGAAGCGGCGTACCACAGCGGGTTCTTCGAGTGGCCGCGCGAACGCACGGGCGAAGAAGTCGCGGAGTCGCTCGGCGTCTCTCAGCCGACGTTCAGTCGTCACCTCCGGCTGGCCCAGCGAAAACTGTTCGCGTTGTTGTTCGACGACGCCGCGACTGGCTGA
- a CDS encoding SCO family protein codes for MNRRTYLGSVGMAGLTSVAGCLGGGLGNDGGNTGDTNTVLEPPETDLSEASHPSYGKDLPALSLPDPLSGETISTDQYEGERAVLMTFIYTNCPDGMCPALTLRLRRVQEVAASEGYSDDVALLAMTFDPERDTEKALRSFADQQGVDADAENWHFLRPETYEKAKTIMNEEIGLPLQKRDAKQYENLEYAFPHFNLILLANERGIVERAYPKGATNEIQMVVDDVETVVTA; via the coding sequence ATGAACCGCCGGACATACCTCGGTTCAGTCGGGATGGCGGGACTCACCAGCGTTGCTGGCTGCCTTGGCGGAGGCCTCGGAAACGATGGTGGGAATACAGGAGACACCAATACCGTACTCGAGCCGCCAGAAACTGACCTGAGCGAAGCGTCACATCCGAGTTACGGCAAGGACCTGCCTGCACTCAGCCTGCCCGATCCCCTGTCAGGAGAAACAATTTCGACTGACCAGTACGAGGGCGAACGGGCCGTTTTGATGACGTTCATTTACACGAACTGTCCCGATGGAATGTGTCCCGCATTGACGCTGCGATTGCGCCGCGTTCAGGAAGTCGCAGCGTCCGAGGGCTATAGCGACGACGTTGCACTGCTTGCGATGACGTTCGACCCGGAGCGTGATACGGAAAAAGCACTCCGGTCGTTCGCCGATCAACAGGGTGTCGATGCGGACGCCGAGAACTGGCACTTCCTCAGGCCGGAGACTTACGAGAAGGCAAAGACGATAATGAACGAAGAGATCGGGTTGCCACTCCAAAAACGGGACGCAAAACAGTACGAAAACCTCGAGTACGCGTTTCCTCACTTCAACCTAATTTTGCTCGCCAACGAACGGGGGATCGTCGAGCGAGCGTATCCGAAAGGAGCAACGAACGAGATTCAAATGGTCGTAGACGACGTCGAAACGGTGGTGACGGCATAA
- a CDS encoding cytochrome c biogenesis CcdA family protein encodes MVDAAVTTSIVFGLTSGIATFFSPCAYPLLPGYVGFYVSQTDGERASLGGALSRGLVAGGGVLVTFTALLGAAFAVGYSTLSSITLFEVIAGVILIAFGLLVVFDRAPSLSIPLPKRRSSVLGFAVFGVGYALAAAGCVAPIFFSVVTRSLSVSSTAAGALLGTYVGSLVTLMVSLTVATGMGVVAGAGRLTAYAGPLKRLAGAVMIVAGVGQLYLAIVVLDAI; translated from the coding sequence ATGGTCGACGCGGCGGTCACCACGTCGATCGTTTTCGGACTGACGTCCGGTATTGCGACGTTCTTCTCTCCGTGTGCCTACCCGCTCCTGCCGGGCTACGTCGGCTTTTACGTGAGCCAGACCGACGGCGAACGGGCATCGCTCGGCGGTGCGCTGAGTCGCGGACTGGTCGCTGGAGGCGGCGTCCTCGTCACGTTCACTGCCCTTCTGGGGGCGGCGTTCGCGGTCGGATATTCGACGCTTTCGTCTATCACGCTCTTCGAAGTGATCGCTGGCGTCATCCTGATCGCGTTCGGCCTTCTGGTCGTTTTCGACCGCGCACCGTCGCTGTCCATCCCGCTCCCGAAGCGACGCTCGAGCGTTCTCGGCTTTGCAGTCTTCGGCGTCGGCTACGCGCTGGCGGCGGCGGGCTGTGTCGCGCCGATTTTCTTTAGCGTTGTGACGCGTTCGTTGTCGGTCTCGTCGACCGCAGCGGGCGCGCTCCTGGGAACGTACGTTGGCAGCCTGGTCACTCTCATGGTTTCGCTGACGGTTGCGACCGGGATGGGAGTCGTTGCCGGTGCGGGCAGGTTGACGGCGTACGCCGGTCCGCTCAAGCGTCTCGCAGGTGCAGTAATGATCGTCGCTGGCGTCGGGCAACTTTACCTCGCCATCGTCGTTCTCGACGCGATCTGA
- a CDS encoding DUF5786 family protein, translated as MGFGSYDESEQQEQTTDDEDVDAVNVHENDHEGEMSFESDVSTDELVSQLGSMKDDETDDE; from the coding sequence ATGGGTTTTGGTAGCTACGACGAATCCGAACAACAAGAGCAGACCACCGACGACGAAGACGTAGATGCCGTCAACGTCCACGAAAACGATCATGAAGGGGAGATGTCGTTTGAATCCGACGTTTCGACGGACGAACTGGTCTCACAGCTCGGGTCGATGAAAGACGACGAAACCGACGACGAATAA